The proteins below are encoded in one region of Glandiceps talaboti chromosome 17, keGlaTala1.1, whole genome shotgun sequence:
- the LOC144448064 gene encoding betaine--homocysteine S-methyltransferase 1-like has protein sequence MSRNIKGFMERIRDGESVIMAEGYVFYFERRGYLQSGSWFPVVTLEHPHIVKEAYQEFVHAGSDVVVAFTYYAHREKLRAIGMEDKLELMNRQALRLAREVADETGTLLAGNICNTNIYHPDSPERNVEIKAMFKEMVEWAVDYNVDFILGETFMYLGEALIALEAIKEYGKGIPAAINLATFVVVTKQGHAITGDKILVTDACRILEEHGADVVGLNCSRGPDTMLPLMKEIREVCKGPLSAVPVPLRTTKEEPTNLTLSDPKTGKHLFPINLDVKCCSHDDIADFGKQSKQLGFQLVGLCCGNRPSFTRTLVESFGRKPEASRFSMDMSRHPTFGTDDNLKKNVAEDGMKLKYNIVELDQLE, from the exons aTGTCTAGAAACATAAAAG GATTTATGGAAAGAATACGAGATGGAGAGAGTGTTATTATGGCGGAAGGATATGTCTTTTATTTTGAGAGACGTGGCTACCTACAAAGTGGTTCATGGTTTCCCGTAGTAACATTGGAACATCCACACATAGTGAAAGAAGCATATCAGGAATTCGTACATGCCGGAAGTGACGTTGTTGTTGCGTTTACG TACTACGCACATCGTGAAAAGCTACGTGCGATCGGCATGGAAGATAAACTGGAACTGATGAATCGACAAGCTTTGAGGCTTGCTCGAGAAGTGGCTGACGAAACTGGGACATTATTGGCGGGAAATATATGTAATACCAATATATATCATCCGGACAGTCCAGAGAGAAATGTAGAAATCAAAGCCATGTTTAag GAGATGGTTGAATGGGCAGTCGACTACAACGTTGATTTTATTCTTGGAGAAACCTTCATGTACCTTGGAGAGGCACTGATAGCATTAGAGGCGATCAAGGAATATGGCAAAG GCATACCAGCCGCTATAAATCTTGCAACCTTTGTTGTGGTGACGAAACAAGGACATGCCATCACCGGTGATAAGATATTAGTTACTGATGCGTGTAGAATATTAGAGGAACATGGCGCTGATGTCGTCGGGCTGAACTGTTCTCGCGGTCCCGATACAATGCTACCACTGATGAAAGAAATACGCGAAGTGTGCAAG GGACCCCTGTCTGCTGTTCCCGTGCCACTCAGAACTACTAAAGAGGAGCCAACCAACTTGACATTGTCAGATCCAAAAACAG GAAAACATTTGTTCCCAATAAATCTCGACGTCAAGTGTTGTTCACATGACGACATAGCTGATTTTGGTAAACAGAGTAAACAACTTGGATTTCAACTAGTTGGTCTGTGTTGTGGTAATCGGCCATCTTTTACACGTACTCTAGTTGAGTCTTTTGGACGTAAACCGGAAGCCAGTCGTTTTAGTATGGATATGTCGAGGCATCCTACTTTTGGTACAGACGACAACTTAAAGAAAAACGTCGCAGAAGATGGTATGAAGTTAAAGTACAACATAGTTGAACTAGACCAGCTTGAGTGA